A part of Motilibacter aurantiacus genomic DNA contains:
- a CDS encoding response regulator transcription factor — MTANGDDRRIRVLVVDDHEMVASSVALALEQESDIEVVGTVGTLAGARSRVAVDPPDVVLLDHRLPDGLGVDEIPKLKSLAPSAKVVVVTAVTDDATLVAATEAGCSGFLLKTGKMEDLIAAVRAAAAGEVLVSPALLSRLLPRLHRARSGLGSDLTPRELEVLALIAEGLGNAAIAKELAVSVNTVRNHVANLLAKLGVHSKLEALAVAVREDILSTGNG, encoded by the coding sequence ATGACTGCCAACGGGGACGACCGCAGGATCCGCGTCCTCGTCGTCGACGACCACGAGATGGTGGCCTCGAGCGTGGCCCTCGCGCTCGAGCAGGAGAGCGACATCGAGGTGGTCGGCACGGTGGGCACGCTGGCCGGCGCGCGGTCGCGGGTGGCGGTCGACCCGCCGGACGTCGTGCTGCTGGACCACCGGCTGCCCGACGGCCTCGGCGTGGACGAGATCCCGAAGCTCAAGTCGCTGGCTCCGAGCGCCAAGGTCGTGGTCGTCACCGCCGTGACCGACGACGCGACCCTGGTCGCGGCCACCGAGGCCGGGTGCTCGGGCTTCCTGCTCAAGACCGGGAAGATGGAGGACCTCATCGCGGCGGTGCGCGCCGCGGCGGCCGGCGAGGTGCTCGTCAGCCCCGCGCTGTTGTCGCGGCTGCTTCCCCGGCTGCACCGCGCCCGCAGCGGTCTGGGGTCGGACCTCACCCCCCGTGAGCTGGAGGTGCTCGCCCTCATCGCCGAGGGCCTCGGCAACGCGGCGATCGCGAAGGAGCTCGCGGTCAGCGTGAACACCGTGCGCAACCACGTCGCGAACCTGCTGGCGAAGCTCGGCGTGCACTCCAAGCTGGAGGCGCTCGCGGTGGCCGTCCGCGAGGACATCCTCTCGACGGGGAACGGCTGA
- the uvrA gene encoding excinuclease ABC subunit UvrA, whose translation MADRLIVRGAREHNLKDVSLDLPRDSLIVFTGLSGSGKSSLAFDTIFAEGQRRYVESLSSYARQFLGQMDKPDVDFIEGLSPAVSIDQKSTSRNPRSTVGTITEVYDYLRLLWSRAGTPHCPKCGRPIARQTPQQIVDRVMEHPEGTRFQVLAPVVRGRKGEYAELFGELQTKGYSRARVDGEVVQLSEPPKLDKRYKHTIEVIVDRLSVKASAKRRLTDSVETALGLASGLVVFDFVDLPEDDPNRERVYSEHLACLYDDLSFEELEPRSFSFNAPYGACPECTGIGTRLEVDPELLVPDEDLSLREGAVAPWAVGQSADYFVRLLQALAESLDFSLDEPWRKLPKRARDAVMNGLDYQVHVKYKNRFGRERSYFTGFEGAIPFVKRRHSETDSEWSRERYEGYMREIPCPACKGARLKPEILAVTVGGRSIAEVCALPIRECAGFLADLELTPRQRQIAERVLKEIGARLGFLLDVGLDYLSLDRAAGTLSGGEAQRIRLATQIGSGLVGVLYVLDEPSIGLHQRDNRRLIDTLTRLRDLGNTLIVVEHDEDTIRTADWVVDIGPGAGEHGGQVVHSGDVAGLLANPDSPTGAYLSGRKSIPTPATRRPRDPGRELVVKGAREHNLNGVDVAFPLGQLVAVTGVSGSGKSTLVNDILYTVLANKLNKARQVPGRHRTVTGLEHLDKVVHVDQSPIGRTPRSNPATYTGVFDHMRKLFAETTEAKVRGYLPGRFSFNVKGGRCEACSGDGTIKIEMNFLPDVYVPCEVCHGARYNRETLEVHFKGKTIAEVLDMPIEEAAEFFSAVPAIARHLRTLVDVGLGYVRLGQPAPTLSGGEAQRVKLASELQKRSNGRTIYVLDEPTTGLHFEDISKLLGVLGRLVDQGNSVLVIEHNLDVIKSADWVIDMGPEGGTGGGTVVATGTPEEVAAHPTSHTGRFLREMLGMGGGQGLRTAGGARPAPRPRGTARAKAAVR comes from the coding sequence GTGGCCGACCGCCTGATCGTCCGTGGTGCGCGCGAGCACAACCTCAAGGACGTCTCCCTGGACCTCCCCCGGGACAGCCTGATCGTCTTCACCGGCCTGTCCGGGTCCGGCAAGTCGAGCCTGGCGTTCGACACGATCTTCGCCGAGGGCCAGCGCCGCTACGTCGAGTCGCTCTCGTCCTACGCCCGACAGTTCCTCGGGCAGATGGACAAGCCCGACGTCGACTTCATCGAGGGCCTGTCGCCGGCGGTGTCGATCGACCAGAAGTCGACCAGCCGCAACCCGCGCTCAACGGTGGGCACGATCACCGAGGTCTACGACTACCTCCGCCTGCTCTGGTCCCGGGCGGGCACGCCGCACTGCCCCAAGTGCGGCCGGCCGATCGCCCGGCAGACCCCGCAGCAGATCGTCGACCGCGTGATGGAGCACCCGGAGGGCACGCGCTTCCAGGTGCTCGCGCCCGTGGTCCGCGGCCGCAAGGGGGAGTACGCCGAGCTCTTCGGCGAGCTCCAGACCAAGGGCTACAGCCGCGCCCGCGTCGACGGCGAGGTCGTCCAGCTCAGCGAGCCGCCCAAGCTCGACAAGCGCTACAAGCACACGATCGAGGTGATCGTCGACCGGCTCTCGGTCAAGGCCTCCGCCAAGCGGCGGCTCACCGACTCGGTGGAGACCGCGCTGGGCCTGGCCAGCGGGCTCGTCGTCTTCGACTTCGTCGACCTGCCCGAGGACGACCCCAACCGCGAGCGCGTCTACAGCGAGCACCTGGCCTGCCTCTACGACGACCTGTCGTTCGAGGAGCTCGAGCCGCGGTCCTTCTCCTTCAACGCGCCCTACGGGGCGTGCCCGGAGTGCACCGGCATCGGCACCAGGCTCGAGGTCGACCCCGAGCTGCTGGTCCCGGACGAGGACCTGTCGTTGCGGGAGGGCGCGGTCGCGCCGTGGGCGGTCGGCCAGTCGGCGGACTACTTCGTCCGCCTGCTGCAGGCGCTGGCCGAGTCGCTCGACTTCAGCCTGGACGAGCCGTGGCGCAAGCTGCCGAAGCGGGCGCGGGACGCGGTGATGAACGGCCTGGACTACCAGGTCCACGTGAAGTACAAGAACCGCTTCGGCCGCGAGCGGTCGTACTTCACCGGCTTCGAGGGCGCGATCCCGTTCGTGAAGCGCCGGCACTCGGAGACGGACTCGGAGTGGAGCCGCGAGCGCTACGAGGGCTACATGCGGGAGATCCCCTGCCCCGCGTGCAAGGGGGCCCGGCTCAAGCCGGAGATCCTGGCCGTCACGGTCGGCGGCAGGTCGATCGCCGAGGTGTGCGCCCTGCCGATCCGCGAGTGCGCCGGGTTCCTCGCCGACCTCGAGCTCACCCCGCGCCAGCGCCAGATCGCCGAGCGGGTGCTCAAGGAGATCGGGGCGCGGCTCGGCTTCCTGCTCGACGTAGGGCTCGACTACCTCTCGCTCGACCGGGCCGCGGGCACGCTGTCCGGCGGCGAGGCGCAGCGCATCCGGCTGGCCACCCAGATCGGGTCCGGCCTCGTCGGGGTGCTGTACGTCCTCGACGAGCCGTCGATCGGGCTGCACCAGCGCGACAACCGGCGGCTCATCGACACCCTCACCCGGCTGCGCGACCTCGGCAACACGCTGATCGTCGTGGAGCACGACGAGGACACCATCCGCACCGCCGACTGGGTGGTCGACATCGGCCCGGGAGCCGGCGAGCACGGAGGGCAGGTCGTCCACAGCGGGGACGTCGCCGGGCTGCTCGCGAACCCGGACTCCCCGACCGGGGCGTACCTCTCCGGCCGCAAGTCGATCCCGACCCCGGCCACGCGGCGGCCCCGTGACCCGGGGCGCGAGCTGGTGGTCAAGGGGGCCCGCGAGCACAACCTCAACGGCGTCGACGTCGCCTTCCCACTGGGGCAGCTGGTCGCGGTGACCGGTGTCAGCGGCTCGGGCAAGTCGACGCTCGTCAACGACATCCTCTACACGGTCCTCGCGAACAAGCTCAACAAGGCCCGCCAGGTGCCGGGCCGCCACCGCACGGTCACCGGGCTGGAGCACCTCGACAAGGTCGTGCACGTCGACCAGAGCCCCATCGGCCGCACCCCGCGCAGCAACCCGGCGACCTACACGGGCGTCTTCGACCACATGCGCAAGCTCTTCGCGGAGACGACGGAGGCGAAGGTCCGCGGATACCTGCCCGGCCGGTTCTCCTTCAACGTCAAGGGCGGCCGGTGCGAGGCGTGCTCCGGCGACGGCACCATCAAGATCGAGATGAACTTCCTCCCGGACGTCTACGTCCCGTGCGAGGTGTGCCACGGCGCCCGCTACAACCGCGAGACGCTCGAGGTGCACTTCAAGGGCAAGACGATCGCCGAGGTCCTCGACATGCCGATCGAGGAGGCGGCCGAGTTCTTCTCGGCCGTCCCGGCCATCGCCCGTCACCTGCGGACGCTCGTGGACGTCGGCCTCGGCTACGTCCGCCTCGGCCAGCCGGCGCCGACGCTGTCCGGAGGTGAAGCGCAACGCGTGAAACTCGCTTCCGAGCTCCAGAAGCGCTCCAACGGCCGCACCATCTACGTGCTCGACGAGCCGACGACCGGCCTGCACTTCGAGGACATCAGCAAGCTGCTCGGCGTGCTCGGCCGGCTCGTCGACCAGGGCAACAGCGTGCTCGTCATCGAGCACAACCTCGACGTCATCAAGAGCGCGGACTGGGTCATCGACATGGGCCCGGAGGGCGGCACGGGCGGCGGCACCGTGGTCGCCACAGGCACTCCGGAGGAGGTGGCCGCGCACCCGACCAGCCACACCGGCCGCTTCCTGCGCGAGATGCTCGGCATGGGCGGTGGGCAGGGGCTGCGCACGGCCGGCGGCGCCCGGCCGGCCCCCCGCCCGCGCGGCACCGCCCGGGCGAAGGCGGCGGTGCGCTAG
- a CDS encoding carboxypeptidase-like regulatory domain-containing protein — protein sequence MSPKTSTPQSPALDRRTLLKRAGVAGAAAVWAVPTITSTGTAWAVGSPAPGGGDPGPVATGTVKGKVVDGATLRPIRGAAVTAGSASTTTAADGAYTLAGVVSGSATVTVQAAGYTTATAQVDVPADTTTTRDFALSSAGSFRAILSWGNVSDLDLYVSGPKPDGTRFTAAYNNTRPVPYVSLDVDSRNPGGTETTTITVDTLGGAFVPGEYRVWVNNYSGSPAYDVNGARLALFGPVAQLGTWEAASASGLATDRIWNVVAFTVAADGSVTSLDVRQQRRADAAGL from the coding sequence ATGAGCCCGAAGACCAGCACTCCGCAGAGCCCCGCCCTCGACCGCCGCACCCTGCTGAAGCGAGCGGGTGTCGCCGGTGCCGCGGCGGTGTGGGCCGTGCCCACGATCACCAGCACGGGCACCGCCTGGGCCGTCGGCAGCCCCGCGCCCGGCGGCGGCGACCCGGGCCCGGTCGCGACCGGCACGGTCAAGGGCAAGGTCGTCGACGGCGCCACGCTGCGGCCGATCCGCGGCGCAGCCGTCACCGCCGGCAGCGCGTCCACCACCACGGCAGCTGACGGCGCGTACACGCTCGCCGGGGTGGTCAGCGGCTCCGCGACGGTCACCGTCCAGGCGGCCGGCTACACGACCGCCACCGCCCAGGTCGACGTGCCCGCCGACACGACCACCACCCGGGACTTCGCGCTCTCCTCGGCCGGCAGCTTCCGCGCCATCCTCTCGTGGGGCAACGTCTCCGACCTCGACCTCTACGTCAGCGGCCCCAAGCCGGACGGCACCCGGTTCACCGCGGCGTACAACAACACCCGGCCGGTGCCCTACGTCTCGCTCGACGTCGACTCGCGCAACCCCGGCGGGACCGAGACGACCACGATCACGGTCGACACCCTGGGCGGCGCCTTCGTCCCGGGCGAGTACCGGGTCTGGGTGAACAACTACTCGGGCAGCCCCGCGTACGACGTGAACGGCGCCCGGCTGGCCCTCTTCGGCCCGGTGGCGCAGCTCGGCACGTGGGAGGCCGCCTCCGCGAGCGGGCTCGCCACGGACCGCATCTGGAACGTCGTCGCCTTCACGGTGGCCGCTGACGGTTCGGTGACCTCGCTCGACGTCCGGCAGCAGCGCCGGGCCGACGCCGCCGGCCTCTGA
- a CDS encoding MBL fold metallo-hydrolase, producing the protein MTYTGDVRVGGPADVLELPSLTLIKLAVGPMDNNAYLLRCRATGGTVLVDAAAEPERLLALIDEHAAGRLDRVVTTHRHQDHWGALSAVVAATGARTAAGRPDAPGIPVPTDDLLEDGDTVRVGEEGSGAARLRVVALVGHTPGSVALVLEESEPEPHVLTGDSLFPGGVGRTGSPADFISLLDDVERELFGTLPDAAVVHPGHGRDTTLGAERPALGAWRARGW; encoded by the coding sequence GTGACCTACACCGGGGACGTACGCGTCGGCGGGCCCGCCGACGTGCTCGAGCTGCCCTCGCTGACGCTGATCAAGCTGGCGGTCGGGCCGATGGACAACAACGCCTACCTGCTGCGCTGCCGCGCCACCGGCGGGACAGTCCTGGTCGACGCCGCCGCCGAGCCCGAGCGGCTGCTCGCCCTCATCGACGAGCACGCGGCGGGTCGGCTCGACCGTGTCGTCACCACCCATCGGCACCAGGACCACTGGGGAGCGCTGTCCGCGGTCGTCGCGGCGACCGGGGCGCGGACGGCGGCAGGCCGTCCGGACGCGCCCGGCATACCCGTGCCGACCGACGACCTGCTCGAGGACGGGGACACGGTCCGCGTCGGCGAGGAGGGCTCGGGCGCGGCCCGGCTGCGCGTCGTCGCGCTCGTCGGGCACACGCCGGGGTCGGTGGCACTGGTCCTCGAGGAGTCCGAGCCGGAGCCGCACGTCCTCACCGGCGACTCGCTGTTCCCCGGCGGCGTCGGCAGGACCGGCTCCCCCGCGGACTTCATCTCACTGCTCGACGACGTGGAGCGCGAGCTCTTCGGCACGCTGCCCGACGCGGCCGTCGTGCATCCCGGCCACGGCCGCGACACCACGCTCGGGGCCGAGCGCCCGGCTCTCGGCGCCTGGCGCGCGCGCGGCTGGTGA
- a CDS encoding PqqD family protein: MTGSPRLRAGVLWVDVADERVGYDEEAGRLHLLSPVGAAVAALLEQGRSTDEVVDELVVASGRSHADVGAAVSQVLRSLADEGLLADPAEDR; encoded by the coding sequence ATGACCGGGTCCCCACGGCTGCGCGCCGGCGTCCTGTGGGTGGACGTGGCCGACGAGCGGGTCGGCTACGACGAGGAGGCCGGTCGGCTGCACCTGCTCAGCCCGGTGGGGGCGGCGGTGGCCGCCCTGCTGGAGCAGGGACGCTCGACCGACGAGGTCGTCGACGAGCTGGTCGTGGCGTCCGGCCGGTCCCACGCCGACGTCGGCGCAGCGGTGTCGCAGGTCCTGCGCTCGCTGGCCGACGAAGGCCTGCTCGCCGACCCCGCCGAGGACCGATAG
- a CDS encoding DivIVA domain-containing protein, whose protein sequence is MTTPTNSVADSQEWARRLSPADVHSVLFGRSGLGRRGYDVTEVDVFLERVQVELTRLIREKGELRDEVIRLKEQVSSSDGAEGGGERRDAASLQAVRVLSAAQQTADQYVADAEQYSRRVTSDARQHAEELVEEARTRAKAILDNAERVALEASAAAQQQANGAPALPAGASVAATGEDGPGAASDTARTRQELEEQVAYLRAFGQVTRVQLRAYLEALLRDVELEWGRAQPQAVAALPALPPGLNGLGGPVSLGKDGSSAAAGTGRPGESRTEPAVDLSAQERERVEGAGLHG, encoded by the coding sequence ATGACGACCCCGACGAACTCTGTCGCCGACAGCCAGGAGTGGGCGCGCCGGCTGAGCCCGGCCGACGTGCACAGCGTCCTGTTCGGCCGCTCCGGCCTCGGGCGCCGCGGTTACGACGTGACGGAGGTCGACGTCTTCCTCGAGCGCGTCCAGGTGGAGCTCACCCGGCTCATCCGCGAGAAGGGCGAGCTGCGGGACGAGGTGATCCGGCTCAAGGAGCAGGTGTCGAGCTCCGACGGCGCGGAGGGTGGGGGCGAGCGGCGCGACGCCGCGTCCCTGCAGGCCGTCCGCGTGCTCTCTGCGGCGCAGCAGACCGCGGACCAGTACGTCGCCGACGCCGAGCAGTACAGCCGGCGTGTCACGAGCGACGCCCGCCAGCACGCCGAGGAGCTGGTCGAGGAGGCCCGCACCCGGGCCAAGGCGATCCTCGACAACGCCGAGCGGGTCGCGCTGGAGGCCAGTGCGGCGGCCCAGCAGCAGGCCAACGGGGCTCCGGCTCTGCCCGCGGGGGCCAGCGTGGCCGCGACGGGCGAGGACGGGCCCGGCGCCGCCTCGGACACCGCCCGCACGCGACAGGAGCTCGAGGAGCAGGTCGCCTACCTGCGGGCGTTCGGGCAGGTGACCCGGGTGCAGCTGCGGGCGTACCTCGAGGCGCTGCTGCGCGACGTCGAGCTCGAGTGGGGCCGCGCCCAGCCGCAGGCGGTCGCGGCCCTTCCGGCCCTGCCCCCGGGGCTCAACGGCCTCGGCGGCCCGGTATCGCTCGGCAAGGACGGCTCCTCCGCCGCGGCCGGTACGGGTCGGCCCGGCGAGTCCCGCACCGAGCCCGCGGTCGACCTGTCCGCGCAGGAGCGCGAACGGGTCGAGGGCGCCGGCCTGCACGGCTGA